The Wansuia hejianensis genomic interval CCCGCGTTGTTCCAAGTGGTATTCCCCCGGAGAATAGAGGCCGCCGCCCAGCTCAGTTTTGCTGTTGCGGCAGCCTTTTTCTCATTGTGAAATGTCTTTCTTCCTTCCCGGCTTTTTCTTCCCTGCCCCCAGAACCATCTTTTTAAGGCCGCTTCCCGGCTTCCCATTCAGCAGTTCTATGATTCCCTTCACCTGCCCGGCATTGATTTTCCCATTTGTCCCCATGGGAAGCTGCCGGATCGGCATATCCATAATCATGTCGGCCATCCTCTCACCGCTCACAAATTCCCCGGAGGTCTTCGCGGCAATCCTCCTCACCAGCGCCAGCACCGGGCGCAGCAGCGGAATTGACTGAAACTCCCGGAGTGTGGAATTCATGGTGAAACGTGGTTTTTTCTCTCCGCCGGCAGCTTCCGGCGTTTCAACGGCAACAGCCGGAATGTCCAGGGGCCAGCTCTGCCTTTCCGTGATTTCCACAATAGCTTCCAGCCGGATGTCCCGGCTGGAGCTGCCCACCAAAAGCTGATATTCCCCCGGAGCTGTCACCCATGCGCAGTCCGGCTCATGAAAACGGGCAAAATCCCTGTCTGCCAGCCGGAAAACCACCTGCCGCTTCTCTCCGGCCTGCAGTTCAACTTTCTGGAAACCTATCAGCTCTTTATAATATGGATTCTTCCGGGATGACAGATACAGCTGGACAGCCTCCTTGCCCGGCCGGCTTCCTGAGTTCTTCAGAGCAAAGGATATGGCTCCGTCTTCCTGATGGATGTCTTCATATATGAAAGAAGTATAGGACAGCCCGTGCCCAAAGGGAAACAGGACTTCCCGGTCAGCACTATCATAATACCGGTATCCCACGTAAATTCCCTCCTGATAACAGACCTTCTCCTCCAGCCCCGGATAGCGGCCAAAGCAGGGCGTGTCGGAAAGCTTTACCGGAAAGGTCTCGGCCAGCTTTCCAGAAGGGTTAACCGTTCCGGTCAGAATTGCAGCAGCGGCATGGCCGCCCTGGCAGCCGCCGAGATAACACATCATAACAGCTCCTGCCTGACTGATCCAGGGCATCTCCACCGGCCCGCCGCCCTGCAGGATCACGGCCACTTTATCGTGAATCCCGCAGATTTCCCGGATCAGCCGGTTCTGGTTCGCAGGCAGCTCCAGATTCTCCCTGTCAAATCCTTCCGATTCATAGTCTTCCGGAAGCCCGGCGAATATCAGGACCGTATCCCGGCCCTCACAGGCTCTGCGGGCCTCTTCCAGAAGCTGTTCTTCATCCGCCCCTGCCTTCAGGCTGTAACCGCAGGCATAAGTCACCTTACAGCCTGCCTCCTTCAGCGCTGCCAGGGGACTGTCCCTCTGCACCGCATTTACCTTGCTGCTGCCCGCCCCCTGATATCTGGGAAACTTGGCCAGAGCACCGATCACCGCGATCTCCTCGCTTGATTTCACAGGAAGCACTCCTTCATTCTTCAGCAATACCGCTGAATTCTCCGCCACCTCCCTGGCCAGGGCAAGATGGGCTTTCCGGTCGCTGGTGTATGGGATCTTCTGCCCCTCCTGATGCTTCAGCGTCAGATCGATTATATGACCGGCAATCTCATCCAGACGCTTTTCCGGAAGCCTGCCATCTTCCACTGCTGCCATGAGATATTCTTCATCATGATTGACTCCCCCCGGCATCTCCACATCCAGCCCGGAGCGGAAGCTGGAAGCGCAACGGTTCATGGCGCCCCAGTCTGAAATAACCGTCCCTTCAAATCCCCACTGGCGCCTGAGAACATCCTGCAGCAGCCAGCTGTTTTCACAGCAATAGGTTCCATTCAGGAGATTATAAGCCGGCATCACGGTCCAGGGCCGCCCTTCCCGCACAGCAATCTCAAATGGCTTCAGATAGATCTCCCAAAGGGTGCGCGCGTCTATCCTGGAATCACTTTTGGCACGCTTCGTCTCCTGGCTGTTCGCCGCGAAATGCTTCAGCGAGGTGCCCACCCCTTTGCTCTGCACGCCTTTAATCAACGCCGCCGCCAGCTTACCGGCCAGCAGCGGATCTTCACTCAGGTACTCAAAATTCCTTCCGCAGAGAGGGCTTCTCTTAATATTAACTCCCGGTCCCAGCAGGACGGCCACATTTTCCTCCCGGCATTCTTCTCCCAGAGCCTGCCCCATGCGGAAAATGAGGTCTTCATCGAAGCTGCACGCAAATGCGCTGGCTGTGGGATAACATACCGCCGGTATGCTGCCCAAAGGGCTCTGATACCCCTCATCCCGTTTCTGTTTTCTCAGCCCGTGAGGTCCGTCAGCGACTGCCAGAACAGGCAGTCCGAGGCGCTCTGCCCCTCCCAGGCTCCAGAAACTTCTTCCCGCGCAGAAACCCACCTTTTCACGCTTCGTCAGCTGCCTGACCAGTTCTGCTTTTTTCACCATTGTCAGTTTCCTCCAAACGCCTTGATATCTTATCATTATACAGAAATCCAGAGGAAAAACCAGACGAATCCTTTAATTTCTCTTAATTTTCTATTTCGATTACATTTTTCCATTTGTCAAATGCTCTTCCGTCTGGTATAGTTAATTAAAGATTTACCTAATACCTATTTACAATTGAAAATAAGGGGTGCGCTATGAAATTATTTCTGGAAATTCTTTTAAAGATTCTTCCGAATATATTTATACTTTTGTTTTTATATCAGTTCATCTATCTGCTGGTCGGCCTGTTTAAAAAACCCATGCTTTTCGAGGCTAAAAAGCAGCACCGGTATGCGATACTGATTTCGGCAAAGAATGAGGAAAATGTTATCGCTCATTTGATTCACAGCATTCTGAACCAGGAGTATCCAAAGGAGCTCATTCAGGTGTTCGTCGTTGCAGACAACTGCTCTGACCAGACCGCCGACGTATCGCGCGGCGCCGGGGCAACCGTCTACGAGCGGTATGATTCCCAGCAGCTTGGCAAGGGATATGCCCTTCAGTATCTGCTCCGCCAGATTGACAAGGATTACGGGCTGGATACGTTTGAAGGTTATCTCGTATTTGACGCAGACAACCTGCTGGAGAAGAATTACATACAGGAAATTAACAAAGTGTTCGATAACGGTTACCGGATTATCACCAGCTATCGGAATTCCAAGAATTACGGTTCCAACTGGATCAGCGCAGGCACAGGCCTGTGGTTCCTCCGAGAAGCGAAATTTATCAACAATGCCCGTATGCAGTTGGGAGTCAGCTGCCTGGTGTCCGGCACCGGATTCCTGATGCACAGGGATATCGTCAAATCCAACGACGGGTGGAACTTCTTCCTTTTGACCGAAGACGTGCAATTCTCCGTCAACAGCATTTTAAAGGGTGAAAAAATCGGCTATTGCGGCGACGCGGTATTCTATGATGAACAGCCGCTCCGGTTCACAGATTCCTGGAATCAGCGGCTGCGGTGGACCAAAGGATTTTACCAGGTATTCTATGAATATGGCAGCCAGCTCTTAAAACGGTTCTTTACAACCGCCAGTTTTACCTGCTACGATGTGCTGATAACGTTGACGCCCGGCTTTGTATTCCTGGCTTCGGTTCTCCTGATCGGCGTTATTACCGCGATCAATTCAGCTATGGTGATGAGCGTC includes:
- a CDS encoding glycoside hydrolase family 3 C-terminal domain-containing protein; this encodes MVKKAELVRQLTKREKVGFCAGRSFWSLGGAERLGLPVLAVADGPHGLRKQKRDEGYQSPLGSIPAVCYPTASAFACSFDEDLIFRMGQALGEECREENVAVLLGPGVNIKRSPLCGRNFEYLSEDPLLAGKLAAALIKGVQSKGVGTSLKHFAANSQETKRAKSDSRIDARTLWEIYLKPFEIAVREGRPWTVMPAYNLLNGTYCCENSWLLQDVLRRQWGFEGTVISDWGAMNRCASSFRSGLDVEMPGGVNHDEEYLMAAVEDGRLPEKRLDEIAGHIIDLTLKHQEGQKIPYTSDRKAHLALAREVAENSAVLLKNEGVLPVKSSEEIAVIGALAKFPRYQGAGSSKVNAVQRDSPLAALKEAGCKVTYACGYSLKAGADEEQLLEEARRACEGRDTVLIFAGLPEDYESEGFDRENLELPANQNRLIREICGIHDKVAVILQGGGPVEMPWISQAGAVMMCYLGGCQGGHAAAAILTGTVNPSGKLAETFPVKLSDTPCFGRYPGLEEKVCYQEGIYVGYRYYDSADREVLFPFGHGLSYTSFIYEDIHQEDGAISFALKNSGSRPGKEAVQLYLSSRKNPYYKELIGFQKVELQAGEKRQVVFRLADRDFARFHEPDCAWVTAPGEYQLLVGSSSRDIRLEAIVEITERQSWPLDIPAVAVETPEAAGGEKKPRFTMNSTLREFQSIPLLRPVLALVRRIAAKTSGEFVSGERMADMIMDMPIRQLPMGTNGKINAGQVKGIIELLNGKPGSGLKKMVLGAGKKKPGRKKDISQ
- a CDS encoding glycosyltransferase family 2 protein; its protein translation is MKLFLEILLKILPNIFILLFLYQFIYLLVGLFKKPMLFEAKKQHRYAILISAKNEENVIAHLIHSILNQEYPKELIQVFVVADNCSDQTADVSRGAGATVYERYDSQQLGKGYALQYLLRQIDKDYGLDTFEGYLVFDADNLLEKNYIQEINKVFDNGYRIITSYRNSKNYGSNWISAGTGLWFLREAKFINNARMQLGVSCLVSGTGFLMHRDIVKSNDGWNFFLLTEDVQFSVNSILKGEKIGYCGDAVFYDEQPLRFTDSWNQRLRWTKGFYQVFYEYGSQLLKRFFTTASFTCYDVLITLTPGFVFLASVLLIGVITAINSAMVMSVYFAQILHTFLLACATSYLLFFLLGMSTTLAEWKRIYCPNRKKILYMFTFPIFMFTYVPLSVIALFVKIKWKPILHAVSINAEQVKN